One Mycobacteroides abscessus ATCC 19977 genomic window carries:
- the rpmJ gene encoding 50S ribosomal protein L36, producing the protein MKVNPSVKPICDKCRVIRRHGRVMVICQDPRHKQRQG; encoded by the coding sequence GTGAAGGTCAACCCGAGCGTCAAGCCGATCTGCGACAAGTGCCGCGTTATTCGCCGGCACGGGCGGGTCATGGTGATCTGCCAGGACCCCCGCCACAAGCAGCGGCAGGGCTAA
- a CDS encoding alpha/beta fold hydrolase, with amino-acid sequence MTVSQITHRQLSVNGIDMHIAEQGEGPAVVLCHGFPGLWYTWRHQLAALSAAGYRAIAPDMRGYGRTTAPRDAAAYDRGTTVGDLVGLLDALELRKAVFCGHDFGAHLVWDMPAWAADRVLALIQLSVPRTRRLPVKPSVGFNYLASQHFTHLEYFQEPGLAELELDAQPKAFLAALFHALSGANRYLDCWDHPARVNGKRNGYLDVLPNPPALPWNWLSEPDLDYYAAEFARTGFTGGLNWYRAEDLVWAQNEDLHDRPVEVPVAFIAGAADPVLEMLGRDPMTAMSDLVPGLRSALIVEGAGHFVQMERPDVVNHAMVEFLDSLPGR; translated from the coding sequence GTGACTGTTTCTCAGATCACCCACCGTCAGCTGTCGGTCAATGGAATCGACATGCACATCGCCGAGCAGGGCGAGGGACCTGCGGTGGTGCTGTGCCATGGCTTTCCCGGCCTCTGGTACACCTGGCGTCACCAACTGGCCGCGCTCTCGGCGGCCGGGTATCGGGCCATCGCACCGGATATGCGCGGCTACGGGCGCACGACGGCGCCGCGCGATGCCGCCGCATACGACCGTGGCACCACCGTCGGCGATCTAGTCGGCCTGCTGGACGCCCTGGAACTGCGCAAAGCGGTGTTCTGCGGGCACGATTTCGGGGCACATCTGGTCTGGGACATGCCCGCTTGGGCGGCGGACCGGGTCCTCGCGCTTATCCAGCTGTCGGTGCCCCGAACCCGCCGGCTACCGGTCAAACCAAGTGTGGGTTTCAACTACCTTGCCTCGCAGCACTTCACGCACCTGGAATACTTTCAGGAACCCGGCCTCGCCGAGCTCGAACTGGACGCGCAGCCAAAGGCGTTCCTGGCCGCGCTGTTCCATGCTCTCAGCGGCGCCAACCGCTATCTGGATTGCTGGGATCATCCGGCTCGGGTAAATGGGAAGCGCAACGGGTATCTGGACGTCCTTCCGAACCCCCCTGCCTTGCCGTGGAACTGGCTTTCCGAGCCGGATCTCGACTACTACGCGGCAGAATTCGCGCGGACGGGATTCACCGGCGGCCTCAATTGGTATCGGGCAGAAGATCTGGTGTGGGCGCAGAACGAAGATCTGCACGACCGGCCCGTCGAAGTACCGGTCGCCTTCATCGCCGGTGCCGCCGACCCGGTCCTGGAGATGCTGGGCCGCGACCCGATGACCGCCATGAGCGACCTGGTGCCGGGCCTGCGATCGGCCCTGATCGTCGAGGGCGCCGGACATTTCGTCCAGATGGAGCGCCCGGACGTGGTCAATCACGCGATGGTCGAGTTCCTCGACTCACTTCCGGGCAGGTGA
- the rplQ gene encoding 50S ribosomal protein L17 produces MPKPTKGARLGGSSSHQKAILANLATALFEHGRIKTTETKARVLRPYAEKLITHAKKGDLHNRREVLKKIRDKDVVHALFEEIGPFYADRNGGYTRIIKVENRKGDNAPMAIIELVKEKTVTSEADRARRVASTKKAEAPAEEAKVEEVVEVEADTADDAAAEVEGAADTADAAEDADKKD; encoded by the coding sequence ATGCCCAAGCCCACTAAGGGTGCCCGCCTCGGTGGGTCGTCTTCGCACCAGAAGGCGATCCTGGCCAACCTGGCCACCGCGCTCTTCGAGCACGGCCGGATCAAGACCACCGAGACCAAGGCCCGCGTATTGCGGCCCTACGCCGAGAAGCTGATCACCCACGCCAAGAAGGGCGATCTGCACAACCGGCGCGAGGTGCTCAAGAAGATCCGCGATAAGGACGTCGTGCACGCCCTCTTCGAGGAGATCGGCCCGTTCTACGCAGATCGCAACGGTGGCTACACCCGCATCATCAAGGTCGAGAACCGCAAGGGCGACAACGCGCCCATGGCGATCATCGAGCTGGTGAAGGAGAAGACGGTTACCTCCGAGGCCGACCGCGCTCGCCGGGTCGCCTCCACGAAGAAGGCCGAAGCACCCGCGGAAGAGGCGAAGGTGGAAGAGGTCGTCGAGGTCGAGGCCGATACCGCCGACGACGCGGCCGCCGAGGTCGAAGGCGCGGCAGACACCGCCGATGCGGCTGAGGACGCAGACAAGAAGGACTGA
- a CDS encoding cutinase family protein: MTTHQRGTRVGVVLSSFVVLTVLVLSAASVVGPVSAVPRASADPCSDVDVSFARGRKEPVGLGRVGDEFVDSLTPRVQATGATMNVYPVNYDAGIFSAGGGANDLSNHLQSVAASCPRTKLVIGGYSMGAEVIDTIIGVPNVGIGFNRPLPPTVGDRIVAIATFGNATHRTGGPLSGIAGVFGSRAIDLCNQGDPICMAGPNNSWDAHTSYERTGLPAEAAAFVASKLNRHGESEAE, translated from the coding sequence GTGACCACGCATCAGCGGGGCACGAGGGTCGGCGTTGTCCTGAGTAGTTTTGTCGTCCTGACGGTGTTGGTGCTGTCTGCGGCCAGTGTTGTCGGGCCTGTCAGTGCGGTCCCCCGCGCGTCGGCGGATCCGTGTTCGGATGTCGATGTCTCTTTCGCGCGGGGACGCAAGGAGCCGGTCGGTTTGGGACGGGTCGGCGATGAATTCGTCGACTCCCTGACACCGCGCGTCCAGGCGACCGGCGCGACCATGAACGTCTACCCCGTCAACTACGACGCAGGCATCTTCTCGGCCGGTGGTGGGGCCAATGATCTGAGCAATCACCTGCAATCGGTCGCGGCGAGTTGCCCGCGGACCAAGCTCGTCATCGGCGGGTACTCCATGGGTGCGGAGGTAATCGACACCATCATCGGTGTTCCGAACGTGGGCATCGGGTTCAACCGCCCACTGCCGCCCACCGTGGGCGATCGCATCGTGGCGATCGCGACATTCGGCAACGCCACCCACCGAACCGGTGGGCCACTGAGCGGTATTGCCGGCGTATTCGGCTCGCGTGCAATCGATCTCTGCAACCAGGGAGATCCGATCTGCATGGCCGGGCCCAACAACAGCTGGGATGCGCACACGTCGTATGAGCGCACCGGGCTGCCCGCCGAGGCGGCGGCGTTCGTCGCCTCGAAACTGAACCGGCACGGTGAAAGCGAAGCCGAATAG
- a CDS encoding FAD-dependent oxidoreductase: MAHLAAVSADARRDITDDAVVIVGGGPVGLLAATVLARQGIRVVVLEAAGSKERQRHRNCATFVGHSTLRRYDRVAPGLGKRLRESALAVHGVQTFYQGRPVFVMSSYAPSRIPGPWNPAAWGMSLSQRTIEDETLTEALELGVEYHPGTAVTDISTDHTGARLMLASGERVRASYVIAADGTKSAIRQALRIGMSERPPSPSCVVIDVEPHPDGTTVDLPVQIQYHHPDLGGRHAIRLPYPDGLRLDVQFLPKDEAPPTTEQVRSWVTALTRDQWYADHIRSVEVHQTIQGVAASYTDVNRRVLLAGEAAHQFAPLGGRSLNSGVADAIVAAEAIAEALSEPSDLAAAWLAINRSARERRRSGVRNRMLSVRAQRVLDGSDVSMRARRTMAAKSAPHVWIAGAWLTAGLVRPTAIPHISRSGVTWS, encoded by the coding sequence GTGGCTCACCTCGCGGCAGTTTCGGCCGATGCGCGCCGGGACATCACCGACGACGCCGTCGTGATCGTCGGCGGCGGTCCCGTCGGGTTGCTCGCCGCCACCGTGCTGGCCCGCCAGGGGATTCGTGTGGTTGTGCTGGAGGCGGCAGGCTCGAAAGAACGGCAGCGGCACCGCAACTGCGCGACCTTCGTCGGGCACTCGACGCTGCGGCGCTATGACCGGGTGGCACCCGGGCTGGGCAAGCGGCTGCGCGAATCAGCGCTTGCCGTCCACGGCGTACAGACCTTCTACCAGGGCAGGCCGGTCTTCGTCATGTCCTCGTACGCGCCGTCGCGGATTCCCGGCCCGTGGAACCCCGCGGCCTGGGGAATGAGCTTGTCGCAGCGCACCATTGAGGACGAGACGCTGACCGAGGCGCTGGAGCTGGGCGTGGAGTACCACCCCGGGACCGCCGTTACCGACATCAGTACCGACCACACCGGAGCGCGGCTCATGCTCGCCAGCGGTGAACGCGTGCGCGCGAGCTACGTCATTGCCGCCGACGGAACCAAGTCGGCCATTCGTCAGGCGCTTCGCATCGGCATGTCGGAGCGGCCGCCGTCCCCGTCATGCGTGGTCATCGATGTCGAACCACACCCCGACGGCACGACGGTCGATCTGCCCGTGCAGATCCAGTATCACCACCCTGATCTCGGCGGACGGCACGCCATTCGGCTGCCGTACCCCGATGGTCTGCGTCTCGACGTCCAATTCCTGCCCAAGGACGAGGCGCCGCCGACCACCGAACAGGTGCGTTCCTGGGTCACCGCACTTACCCGCGACCAGTGGTATGCCGACCACATCAGGTCGGTCGAGGTGCATCAGACGATCCAGGGCGTGGCCGCCAGCTATACCGACGTCAACCGGCGTGTGCTGCTGGCGGGTGAAGCCGCCCACCAGTTCGCTCCGCTGGGCGGGCGCAGCCTCAACTCGGGCGTGGCGGACGCGATCGTGGCCGCCGAGGCCATCGCGGAAGCGTTGAGCGAGCCCAGCGATCTGGCCGCGGCATGGCTGGCGATCAACCGCAGCGCCCGCGAACGGCGCCGCTCGGGAGTGCGCAACCGGATGCTGTCCGTCCGTGCCCAACGGGTACTCGACGGGTCGGACGTGTCGATGCGGGCCAGAAGGACCATGGCCGCCAAATCCGCACCGCATGTCTGGATCGCGGGCGCCTGGTTGACGGCGGGTCTGGTGCGACCGACGGCGATTCCACATATCAGCAGGTCGGGAGTCACCTGGTCCTGA
- a CDS encoding cutinase family protein: MFASLVAMSQPVPAAADPCAAVDVSFARGRDEPVGLGRVGDAFVGALQNRVSNMNVYPVNYSAGLLSTGEGADDLRNHLSEVASSCPNTKFVIGGYSMGATVVDDVAGNPPPDVASRIRGIATFGNIDRRGGGMTGPLAGRWIDQCNPGDPVCQEGGRSWTAHTSYEQTNLPAQAASFVAGKL, encoded by the coding sequence ATGTTCGCCAGCCTGGTGGCCATGTCGCAGCCGGTACCCGCGGCCGCCGATCCGTGTGCGGCCGTGGACGTCTCCTTTGCCCGAGGGCGGGACGAACCGGTTGGTCTCGGCCGGGTGGGTGATGCGTTCGTCGGTGCCCTCCAAAACCGAGTCAGCAACATGAACGTCTACCCCGTGAACTACAGCGCGGGCCTGCTCTCCACCGGGGAAGGCGCCGACGATCTTCGCAACCACCTCAGCGAGGTCGCGTCATCCTGCCCCAACACCAAGTTCGTGATCGGTGGCTACTCGATGGGCGCCACCGTAGTGGACGATGTCGCGGGCAACCCTCCGCCGGATGTCGCCAGCCGCATCAGGGGCATCGCGACATTCGGGAACATCGACCGCCGCGGTGGCGGCATGACCGGCCCGCTGGCCGGGCGGTGGATCGACCAGTGCAACCCCGGCGACCCCGTGTGTCAGGAGGGCGGTCGCTCCTGGACCGCGCACACAAGCTACGAACAGACCAACCTGCCCGCGCAAGCGGCGTCTTTCGTGGCAGGCAAGCTCTAG
- a CDS encoding flotillin family protein, producing MSSLVIIVIIAIAALVLFVALPLIYVRNYVKVPPNEVAVFTGRGQPKVVRGGARFKMPGIERVDIMSLEPFNVNINLQNALYNNGVPVNVEAVGLVRIGSNDEAVQTAVQRFLTSDLSELQRQINEILAGSLRGITATMTVEDLNSNRDSLARSVVEEAGGDLARIGMEVDVLKIAGISDRNGYLESLGQRRIAEVRRDATVGTAEAERDAQIQSAQARQAGAIAQAEADTAIATATQKRDVELARLRAQTEAENAQADQAGPLAQARAEKDVGIAREQAEAARVQARTEVEQRRTEQAQAALQADVIAPAEARRQADIAIAEGARQAAILKAQSDAEAERQKGAAEADARKAAADAFRVEQQAAADGAKAKLIAEADGTKAKLLADAEGIKAKLLAEADGKKEVAAALNAYTPEAARLLTLPDILNSVVQATEAASKPIGEIENLSIIGGAGDAQDALGTLFGVSPQAVAKVIESLRVSGIDVPDLLKRTQQADAPASPAPAPAVHPEGWVQE from the coding sequence ATGAGCTCGCTTGTCATCATCGTCATCATCGCCATCGCGGCGCTGGTGCTCTTCGTGGCGCTACCGCTCATCTACGTGCGCAACTACGTCAAGGTGCCGCCGAATGAGGTCGCGGTGTTCACCGGGCGCGGGCAGCCCAAGGTGGTGCGCGGCGGTGCGCGGTTCAAAATGCCGGGCATCGAGCGGGTGGACATCATGTCCCTGGAACCGTTCAACGTGAACATCAACTTGCAGAACGCGTTGTACAACAACGGTGTTCCGGTCAACGTCGAGGCCGTCGGGCTGGTACGCATCGGCTCCAACGACGAGGCCGTACAGACCGCAGTGCAACGCTTCCTGACCTCGGATCTATCGGAATTGCAGCGACAGATCAACGAGATCCTGGCGGGCAGCTTGCGCGGTATCACCGCGACCATGACCGTCGAGGATCTGAACTCCAACCGCGATTCGCTGGCCCGCAGCGTGGTCGAGGAGGCCGGCGGCGACCTCGCCCGGATCGGTATGGAGGTCGACGTGCTGAAGATCGCGGGCATCTCCGACCGCAACGGATACCTGGAATCGCTCGGTCAGCGCCGAATCGCGGAGGTGCGCCGGGACGCGACGGTCGGCACCGCCGAGGCCGAGCGGGACGCGCAGATCCAGTCCGCACAGGCTCGTCAGGCCGGCGCCATCGCCCAGGCCGAGGCCGATACCGCCATCGCCACCGCGACCCAGAAGCGCGATGTGGAGCTGGCCAGGCTGCGCGCGCAGACCGAGGCCGAGAACGCGCAGGCAGACCAGGCCGGTCCGCTCGCCCAGGCCCGCGCGGAAAAGGATGTGGGTATCGCACGCGAGCAGGCTGAGGCCGCGCGCGTGCAGGCTCGCACCGAGGTGGAACAGCGCCGCACCGAACAGGCCCAGGCCGCGCTGCAGGCCGACGTCATCGCGCCCGCCGAGGCCCGTCGTCAGGCCGACATCGCGATCGCCGAGGGCGCCCGTCAGGCCGCCATCCTCAAGGCCCAGTCCGATGCCGAGGCCGAGAGGCAGAAGGGCGCGGCCGAAGCCGATGCGCGTAAGGCGGCCGCCGACGCGTTCCGGGTGGAACAGCAGGCCGCTGCCGACGGCGCCAAGGCCAAGCTCATCGCGGAGGCCGACGGTACGAAGGCCAAGCTGCTCGCCGACGCCGAGGGCATCAAGGCCAAGCTGCTGGCCGAGGCCGACGGTAAGAAGGAAGTGGCCGCCGCGCTCAACGCCTACACGCCGGAAGCCGCGCGGCTGCTCACCCTGCCGGACATCCTCAATTCGGTGGTGCAGGCCACCGAGGCCGCCTCGAAACCGATCGGTGAGATCGAAAATCTGTCCATCATCGGCGGCGCGGGCGATGCCCAGGACGCGCTGGGCACCCTCTTCGGGGTAAGTCCGCAGGCCGTTGCGAAAGTAATTGAGAGTTTGCGGGTTTCGGGTATCGACGTGCCCGATCTCCTCAAGCGCACCCAACAGGCCGACGCACCCGCGTCCCCGGCCCCCGCGCCCGCGGTCCATCCGGAAGGATGGGTGCAGGAATAG
- a CDS encoding cutinase family protein: protein MLTAAARAAVVSVAAIMLTTGLAVVIPATASAACPNVEVSFARGRSQPPGLGNIGDAFVSALRNRVKNLSVYAVRYDANTDVGGGANDLSAHLQQTANNCPDTKLVVGGYSLGAGVVDTALGVPGPVQIGNLFSFDNPVPPEVGDHIRAIVTFGNIVNRFAPVQSLAGAYGDRVLDLCNDGDPVCMDGNQDTWKSHTSYPPALINQAADFAAARVN from the coding sequence TTGCTCACCGCCGCCGCCCGCGCGGCGGTTGTTTCGGTTGCGGCCATCATGTTGACCACCGGACTGGCGGTCGTCATCCCCGCCACCGCATCGGCGGCCTGCCCCAACGTCGAGGTGTCCTTCGCGCGCGGCCGCAGCCAGCCCCCCGGACTGGGCAATATCGGGGACGCGTTCGTCAGCGCCTTGCGCAACCGGGTGAAGAACCTCAGCGTGTACGCGGTGCGCTATGACGCCAACACCGACGTGGGTGGCGGCGCCAACGACCTGAGCGCGCACCTGCAGCAGACCGCCAACAACTGTCCCGACACCAAGCTGGTCGTCGGTGGCTACTCGCTGGGCGCGGGCGTTGTCGACACCGCGCTGGGAGTGCCCGGGCCCGTACAAATCGGCAACCTCTTCTCCTTCGACAACCCGGTACCGCCCGAGGTGGGCGACCACATCCGCGCGATCGTGACATTCGGCAACATCGTGAATCGCTTTGCCCCCGTGCAGAGTCTGGCCGGCGCCTATGGCGACCGAGTGCTGGATCTGTGCAACGACGGCGATCCCGTCTGCATGGACGGAAACCAGGACACCTGGAAGTCCCACACCTCGTACCCGCCGGCGCTGATCAACCAGGCTGCGGACTTCGCGGCCGCCCGGGTCAACTAG
- a CDS encoding DNA-directed RNA polymerase subunit alpha, which yields MLISQRPTLSEETLAENRSRFVIEPLEPGFGYTLGNSLRRTLLSSIPGAAVTSIRIDGVLHEFTTVPGVKEDVTDIILNLKSLVVSSEEDEPVTMYLRKQGPGAVTAGDIVPPAGVTVHNPDMHIATLNDKGKLEIELVVERGRGYVPAVQNKASGAEIGRIPVDSIYSPVLKVTYNVEATRVEQRTDFDKLVLDVETKNSISPRDALASAGKTLVELFGLARELNVEAEGIEIGPSPAEADHIASFALPIEDLDLTVRSYNCLKREGVHTVGELVARTESDLLDIRNFGQKSIDEVKIKLHQLGLSLKDSPTSFDPSEVAGYDVATGTWSDTGSYDFDGDQDFAETEQL from the coding sequence ATGCTGATTTCTCAGCGACCCACCCTGTCCGAGGAGACGCTGGCCGAGAACCGGTCGCGCTTCGTCATCGAGCCCCTGGAGCCGGGATTCGGCTACACCCTGGGCAACTCGCTGCGGCGCACCCTGTTGTCGTCCATCCCGGGCGCGGCCGTCACCAGCATCCGTATCGACGGTGTGCTGCACGAGTTCACCACCGTTCCCGGGGTGAAGGAAGACGTCACCGACATCATCCTGAACCTCAAGAGCCTCGTGGTGTCCTCGGAGGAGGACGAGCCGGTCACCATGTACCTGCGCAAGCAGGGCCCGGGTGCCGTCACCGCCGGTGACATCGTGCCGCCCGCCGGTGTGACCGTGCACAACCCCGATATGCACATCGCGACGCTGAACGACAAGGGCAAGCTGGAGATCGAGCTCGTTGTCGAGCGTGGTCGCGGTTACGTCCCGGCCGTGCAGAACAAGGCCTCGGGTGCCGAGATCGGTCGTATCCCCGTCGATTCCATCTACTCGCCGGTGCTCAAGGTGACCTACAACGTTGAGGCCACCCGTGTCGAGCAGCGCACCGACTTCGACAAGCTGGTGCTGGATGTCGAGACCAAGAACTCGATCAGCCCACGCGACGCGCTGGCGTCGGCCGGCAAGACGCTGGTCGAGCTGTTCGGTCTGGCACGAGAGCTCAACGTCGAGGCCGAGGGTATCGAGATCGGGCCGTCACCGGCCGAGGCCGACCACATCGCCTCGTTCGCACTGCCCATTGAGGATCTGGACCTGACCGTCCGCTCGTACAACTGCCTCAAGCGCGAGGGTGTGCACACCGTCGGCGAGCTGGTCGCCCGCACCGAATCGGACCTGCTGGACATCCGCAACTTCGGCCAGAAGTCCATCGACGAAGTGAAAATCAAGCTGCACCAGCTGGGTCTGTCGCTCAAGGACAGCCCGACCAGCTTTGATCCCTCAGAGGTCGCTGGATACGACGTCGCCACCGGCACCTGGTCGGACACCGGCTCGTATGACTTCGACGGCGATCAGGACTTCGCCGAAACCGAACAGCTCTAA
- the truA gene encoding tRNA pseudouridine(38-40) synthase TruA, translating to MVTSHDQPAIPDGGLVRLRLDIAYDGTDFAGWATQVNQRTVAGVLGEAFTTIVGDSVQLYAAGRTDAGVHATGQVAHLDVPVACLPGLRGRYRPAGAPEFDRLVRRLSRFLPSDVRVLDISRAPAHFDARFSALRRHYEYRLSTASFGVLPLARHDVVGWHRPLDVDAMNEASRNLLGLRDFAAFCRHREGATTIRELQRFDWGVDGQRLTAYVSADAFCWSMVRSLVGAVLAVGEGRRPVQWCVDLLNKERRSSDFAAAPARGLTLVGVDYPPDDQMAARVMITRDVRIRPSG from the coding sequence TTGGTCACATCTCACGACCAGCCCGCCATCCCTGATGGCGGGCTGGTTCGTTTGCGGCTCGATATCGCCTATGACGGAACCGATTTCGCGGGATGGGCCACTCAGGTAAACCAGCGCACGGTCGCCGGGGTGCTGGGCGAGGCATTCACGACCATCGTGGGTGATTCGGTCCAGCTCTATGCCGCGGGACGTACCGACGCGGGTGTGCACGCGACGGGCCAGGTTGCCCACCTGGATGTTCCGGTCGCCTGCCTACCCGGGTTGCGCGGCCGCTACCGCCCCGCGGGCGCACCGGAATTCGACAGGCTGGTTCGGCGGCTGTCACGCTTCCTGCCCAGCGATGTACGCGTGCTCGATATCTCGCGCGCTCCGGCACATTTCGATGCGCGTTTCTCGGCGCTGCGGCGGCATTATGAGTACCGGTTGTCCACGGCATCTTTTGGGGTGCTGCCACTGGCGCGTCACGATGTCGTGGGTTGGCATCGTCCGCTGGATGTCGATGCGATGAACGAGGCCTCACGGAACTTGTTGGGGTTGCGCGATTTCGCGGCTTTCTGCCGCCACCGCGAGGGCGCCACGACCATCCGTGAGCTGCAGCGCTTCGACTGGGGCGTGGATGGGCAGCGACTGACCGCGTACGTGAGCGCCGACGCCTTCTGCTGGTCCATGGTGCGCTCGCTGGTGGGCGCGGTACTGGCTGTGGGGGAGGGTAGGCGGCCGGTGCAGTGGTGCGTCGACCTGCTGAATAAAGAAAGGCGCTCAAGTGATTTCGCGGCGGCCCCGGCGCGTGGGCTGACCCTGGTCGGGGTTGATTATCCGCCGGACGACCAGATGGCGGCCCGGGTGATGATCACCCGTGACGTGCGTATCAGACCGTCCGGCTAG
- the rpsM gene encoding 30S ribosomal protein S13 — MARLVGVDLPRDKRMEIALTYIYGIGRTRSKEILAATGISPEQRSKDLTDDQVTQLREYIEATLKVEGDLRREVQADIRRKIEIGCYQGLRHRRGLPVRGQRTKTNARTRKGPKRTIAGKKKAR; from the coding sequence ATGGCACGTCTAGTAGGCGTCGACCTACCGCGCGATAAGCGTATGGAAATCGCGCTCACCTATATCTATGGCATTGGCCGGACCCGCTCCAAGGAGATCCTGGCCGCCACGGGCATCAGCCCCGAGCAACGCAGCAAGGACCTGACCGATGATCAGGTGACACAGCTGCGTGAATACATCGAAGCCACTCTCAAGGTGGAGGGTGACCTGCGCCGCGAGGTCCAGGCCGACATTCGCCGCAAGATCGAGATCGGCTGCTACCAGGGCCTGCGCCACCGCCGTGGCCTGCCGGTGCGCGGTCAGCGGACCAAGACCAATGCGCGCACCCGCAAGGGACCCAAGCGCACCATCGCCGGCAAGAAGAAGGCCAGGTAA
- the rpsD gene encoding 30S ribosomal protein S4 yields the protein MARYTGPVTRKSRRLGVDLVGGSSAYEKRPYPPGQHGRARIKESEYRQQLQEKQKARFTYGVMEKQFRRYYAEAVRSSGKTGEQLLQILESRLDNVVYRAGLARTRRMARQLVSHGHFTVNNVKVDVPSYRVSQYDIIDIKPKSLNTLPFEVARETAGERPIPGWLQVVGERQRILVHQLPERAQIDVPLAEQLIVEFYSK from the coding sequence ATGGCTCGTTATACCGGACCCGTCACTCGCAAGTCCCGTCGTCTGGGTGTCGACCTGGTCGGTGGCTCCAGCGCGTACGAGAAGCGTCCCTACCCTCCCGGCCAGCACGGTCGCGCGCGGATCAAGGAGAGCGAATACCGCCAGCAGCTGCAGGAGAAGCAGAAGGCTCGCTTCACCTACGGCGTCATGGAGAAGCAGTTCCGTCGTTACTACGCCGAGGCCGTGCGTTCCTCGGGTAAGACCGGTGAGCAGCTGCTGCAGATCCTGGAAAGCCGTCTCGACAACGTGGTGTACCGCGCCGGCCTGGCACGGACCCGCCGGATGGCCCGCCAGCTCGTCAGCCACGGCCACTTCACCGTCAACAACGTGAAGGTCGATGTGCCCAGCTACCGGGTGTCGCAGTACGACATCATCGACATCAAGCCGAAGTCGCTGAACACCCTGCCGTTCGAGGTCGCACGCGAGACCGCGGGCGAGCGCCCCATCCCGGGCTGGCTGCAGGTGGTCGGCGAGCGTCAGCGCATCCTGGTGCACCAGCTCCCCGAGCGTGCACAGATCGACGTGCCGCTGGCCGAGCAGCTGATCGTCGAGTTCTACTCGAAGTAA
- the rpsK gene encoding 30S ribosomal protein S11: MAPKKPGAAGPKKAQKTRRREKKNVPHGAAHIKSTFNNTIVSITDPQGNVISWASSGHVGFKGSRKSTPFAAQLAAENAARKAQEHGVKKVDVFVKGPGSGRETAIRSLQAAGLEVGAISDVTPQPHNGCRPPKRRRV, from the coding sequence ATGGCACCGAAGAAACCAGGGGCCGCAGGGCCCAAGAAGGCACAGAAGACCCGTCGCCGGGAAAAGAAGAACGTCCCGCACGGCGCCGCTCACATCAAGAGCACCTTCAACAACACGATCGTCTCGATCACCGACCCCCAGGGCAACGTGATCTCCTGGGCGTCCTCCGGTCACGTCGGCTTCAAGGGTTCGCGCAAGTCGACCCCGTTCGCCGCGCAGCTGGCCGCCGAGAACGCTGCCCGCAAGGCGCAGGAGCACGGCGTCAAGAAGGTCGACGTGTTCGTCAAGGGTCCCGGCTCCGGCCGCGAGACCGCCATCCGCTCGCTGCAGGCCGCCGGCCTCGAGGTGGGCGCGATTTCCGATGTCACTCCGCAGCCGCACAACGGTTGCCGTCCGCCCAAGCGGCGGCGGGTCTAG
- the infA gene encoding translation initiation factor IF-1, with amino-acid sequence MAKKDGAIEVEGRVVEPLPNAMFRIELENGHKVLAHISGKMRQHYIRILPEDRVVVELSPYDLSRGRIVYRYK; translated from the coding sequence ATGGCTAAGAAAGACGGAGCCATCGAGGTCGAGGGCCGGGTGGTCGAGCCCCTGCCCAATGCGATGTTTCGCATTGAGCTGGAGAACGGACACAAGGTACTCGCTCACATCAGCGGCAAGATGCGGCAGCACTACATCCGCATCCTGCCTGAGGACAGGGTGGTGGTGGAGTTGTCTCCCTACGACCTGTCCCGCGGTCGGATCGTTTACCGGTACAAGTAA